Proteins from a genomic interval of Panthera tigris isolate Pti1 chromosome A2, P.tigris_Pti1_mat1.1, whole genome shotgun sequence:
- the FANCD2OS gene encoding FANCD2 opposite strand protein — MAGYQLWSPWTPLDESFQWLRHTTPTSSSKHPFRASPCFPHTPSDLEVQLCFQEVTLVLDSPFLEPGVSPKLPCHTSELQTMNNKKGLVRKPQPVRLSGVDSVFGRVITAQPPKWTGTFRVSDKSAFCKIISREHQWPTGLKEPQIQMTVTMCKQMLRSILLLYATYKKCTFALQHSK, encoded by the coding sequence ATGGCAGGATACCAGCTCTGGTCACCATGGACCCCACTGGACGAGAGCTTCCAATGGCTGCGGCACACAACACCTACATCTTCTTCAAAGCACCCTTTTAGGGCTTCCCCCTGCTTCCCACATACCCCTTCTGACCTTGAAGTGCAGCTGTGCTTTCAAGAGGTCACTCTAGTTCTAGACAGCCCATTCCTGGAGCCTGGGGTGAGTCCCAAGTTACCCTGCCACACATCAGAGCTCCAAACCATGAACAACAAGAAAGGGCTGGTCAGGAAGCCCCAGCCTGTCCGCCTCAGTGGAGTGGATTCCGTGTTTGGCAGGGTCATCACAGCTCAGCCACCAAAATGGACCGGAACCTTCAGAGTTTCAGACAAATCAGCCTTTTGCAAAATCATCAGCCGGGAGCACCAGTGGCCCACTGGACTTAAGGAACCTCAAATTCAGATGACGGTGACCATGTGCAAACAGATGCTGCGCTCTATCCTCTTACTGTATGCAACATACAAGAAGTGCACTTTTGCCTTACAACACTCCAAGTAA